Proteins from one Gemmatimonadota bacterium genomic window:
- a CDS encoding peptidase M14, which yields MIPRAAAAQDFEYWPGTEYDPAVPTAEEILGYRIGDRITPHSGLMKYLEALETALPGQVRVLEYARSWEGRKLVYAFVGSPERIGALVEVSAGMKRLADPRITPRASADSLIASLPVIVNLSYAVHGNEISPGDAALLTAYHLLAARNDPVVDRILEETIVMIDPVQNPDGRDRFVHNYEIAEGLEPNASPLAAEHNEPWPGGRTNHYYFDLNRDWISLNHPETLGRVKVLQDYYPPVFVDLHEMGSNSTYYFAPEAIPYNPHLARDQRENLQLFGRNNAKWFDHYGFSYFTREIFDAFYPGYGASWPSYYGSVAMTYEQASARGLVVRRSDASVMHFRDTVRHHFVASIATSETAAIHREKLLTDFYAYQLSAIEEGRSEDIRSYILPRSPDGNTSGVDKLAWLMAYHGAEVQQAGSDFRSGGETYPADSYVISLAQPAKRLIRTLLDRHVPMADDFIEEQERRRSKGMGDQIYDVTAWSFPLMYNVEAVAVDRTVEGDLALVDPAMIPPGSIEGGRAEVAYLVPWGTQAAGRLLAASHRAGLRIFSTDLAFVQGDRRYPSGTLIFKVKDNPDHLHETLSRIAASSGAEVIATDTGWVDEGPNFGSNNVVFMRKPRIALAWDRPTRAYNAGATRFVVERQIGYPVTAIRTRQLATADLRDFDVLLLPDPGFGGTYGTVLGERGARRIREWVRAGGTVVGLGAGATAYLASESAGLLSTTREDEAEEDGDGGDGDSGDGSASGRIFETEDEYLRSLNPDDSVPPSTQGVLLKAGLDPDHWLAAGRDRTVNALVSGSSIFTPLKIDAGNNVAVYLGPDEVLASGFAWEGSTAQLAYKPLLMEERHGRGLAIGFTADPNFRAYMDGLNILFMNAIFRGPAHAGAAVTE from the coding sequence ATGATTCCCCGGGCAGCTGCAGCGCAGGACTTCGAATACTGGCCCGGTACCGAGTACGATCCCGCGGTGCCCACCGCTGAGGAGATCCTGGGCTACCGGATCGGGGACCGGATCACGCCCCACTCGGGCCTGATGAAGTACCTGGAAGCGCTTGAAACGGCCTTGCCCGGCCAGGTGCGCGTGCTCGAGTACGCCCGGTCGTGGGAAGGGCGAAAGCTGGTGTACGCTTTCGTGGGTTCGCCGGAACGGATCGGCGCGCTGGTGGAAGTCAGCGCGGGCATGAAACGGCTGGCCGACCCGAGAATAACGCCCCGTGCGAGTGCCGACAGCCTGATCGCTTCGCTGCCGGTGATCGTCAACCTGAGCTACGCCGTCCACGGCAACGAGATTTCCCCCGGGGATGCCGCGCTGCTCACGGCCTACCACCTGCTGGCGGCCCGCAACGACCCGGTCGTGGACCGTATCCTCGAGGAGACGATCGTGATGATCGACCCGGTCCAGAATCCGGACGGACGGGACCGGTTCGTCCATAATTACGAGATCGCCGAAGGCCTGGAACCGAACGCCAGTCCGCTTGCGGCCGAGCACAACGAACCCTGGCCCGGGGGGCGGACTAACCACTACTACTTCGACCTGAACCGCGACTGGATTTCGCTGAACCATCCCGAAACCCTGGGCCGGGTGAAGGTCCTGCAGGACTATTACCCGCCCGTATTCGTCGACCTGCACGAGATGGGTTCCAACTCGACCTACTACTTCGCGCCGGAGGCGATACCCTACAATCCGCACCTGGCCAGGGACCAGCGCGAGAATCTCCAGCTCTTCGGCAGGAACAACGCGAAGTGGTTCGATCACTACGGGTTCTCCTACTTTACCCGGGAGATCTTCGACGCCTTCTACCCGGGTTACGGCGCGAGCTGGCCGTCATACTACGGCAGCGTGGCCATGACTTACGAGCAGGCGTCGGCCCGGGGACTCGTCGTCCGGAGAAGCGATGCGTCGGTGATGCACTTCAGGGACACGGTCCGGCACCACTTCGTCGCGTCCATCGCCACCAGCGAGACGGCCGCGATCCACCGGGAGAAACTCCTGACGGACTTCTACGCCTACCAGCTGTCCGCGATCGAGGAAGGCCGCAGCGAAGACATCAGGTCCTACATCCTTCCGCGCAGTCCGGACGGCAACACCTCGGGCGTGGACAAGCTGGCGTGGCTGATGGCCTATCACGGCGCGGAGGTGCAGCAGGCCGGGTCGGACTTCCGGTCCGGCGGCGAGACCTATCCCGCGGACAGTTACGTCATTTCCCTCGCCCAGCCGGCCAAGCGCCTGATCCGTACGCTCCTGGACAGGCACGTTCCCATGGCTGACGACTTCATCGAGGAACAGGAGCGCCGGCGGAGCAAGGGCATGGGCGACCAGATCTACGACGTGACCGCATGGTCGTTCCCGCTGATGTACAACGTGGAGGCCGTGGCCGTGGATCGGACGGTCGAAGGCGACCTCGCCCTGGTCGATCCCGCCATGATCCCTCCGGGTTCGATCGAGGGAGGCCGGGCGGAAGTCGCCTACCTGGTTCCCTGGGGCACCCAGGCCGCCGGCCGCCTGCTGGCCGCGTCGCACCGGGCCGGGCTCCGGATATTCAGCACCGACCTGGCCTTCGTGCAGGGAGACCGGCGCTATCCGTCCGGCACGTTGATCTTCAAGGTCAAGGACAACCCGGATCACCTGCACGAGACACTGTCGCGCATCGCCGCTTCGTCGGGGGCGGAGGTCATCGCGACGGACACCGGCTGGGTCGATGAAGGACCCAACTTCGGCAGCAACAACGTGGTCTTCATGCGCAAGCCGCGTATCGCCCTTGCGTGGGACCGGCCCACCCGCGCGTACAACGCGGGCGCCACCCGTTTCGTCGTCGAACGCCAGATCGGGTACCCGGTAACGGCCATCCGGACGCGCCAGCTCGCCACGGCCGACCTGAGAGACTTCGACGTGCTGCTGCTGCCGGATCCCGGATTCGGCGGCACCTACGGCACTGTGCTCGGCGAACGGGGAGCCCGTCGTATCAGGGAATGGGTGCGCGCCGGCGGCACGGTGGTCGGACTGGGGGCCGGCGCCACGGCTTACCTGGCGTCGGAATCGGCCGGCCTGCTCTCGACGACCAGGGAGGACGAAGCCGAAGAAGACGGCGACGGCGGCGATGGCGATTCCGGTGACGGAAGTGCTTCCGGACGCATTTTCGAGACGGAAGACGAATACCTTCGGTCATTGAATCCCGATGATTCCGTACCGCCGTCCACGCAGGGCGTGCTCCTCAAGGCCGGGCTCGATCCGGACCACTGGCTGGCCGCCGGCAGGGACCGCACCGTGAACGCCCTGGTCAGCGGCAGCTCGATCTTTACGCCGCTCAAGATCGACGCGGGCAATAACGTGGCCGTCTACCTGGGTCCCGACGAAGTCCTCGCCAGCGGTTTCGCCTGGGAAGGGAGTACGGCTCAGTTGGCCTACAAGCCCCTGCTCATGGAAGAGCGGCACGGACGCGGCCTGGCCATCGGATTCACGGCAGACCCGAACTTCAGGGCCTACATGGACGGTCTGAACATCCTGTTTATGAATGCGATATTCCGCGGTCCGGCCCACGCGGGGGCGGCCGTGACGGAGTAG
- a CDS encoding DUF2088 domain-containing protein, whose amino-acid sequence MKYLTYSGNNIIHAELPDEGSVFFPPPPLPGIPNKDIPDRVRAAFESPLDMPPLEELVDANSRILIAFDDNCQPFPATAPPDIRQLAIETLLEMLYGYGVKQENVELMCAVALHRKMKTHEMAAMLGKRIMKAFHPSQLVNFDAEDPDDIVVLGTTDHDEPVETSRKVIESDLVIYVDSIQIPLNGGHKSVAVGLGTYNSIAPHHAPQMTAEKPHVMQPEGSEMHGSIERISRVILKHTRIMVLEAAMNNASYPPMMRYLSKPSERCNLFEKILKATTPASMSMLPESVRFRVFKGIQSAYLPVEINAGSIDAVHEPTLQTLKDQLLVTTDHQHDTLVFGLPDLSPYSVGTRINPVLVLSDVLGYVFNWFYNKPFVKPGGVVIILNPVFEFFHPEYHVAYEKFWNEVLPETQDPFEMQSGFQEQFARDPHLVDCYRNRFGHHGFHPFTVWYWATYPLNYLSRVILAGPKTDFAAKRLGVSWAPDLEHALGQAREVTGGNDVVALTIPPFMYMQVNDGTTG is encoded by the coding sequence ATGAAATACCTTACCTATTCCGGAAACAACATCATACACGCCGAACTGCCTGACGAGGGGTCGGTTTTCTTTCCGCCGCCGCCGCTGCCGGGCATTCCGAACAAAGACATTCCGGACCGGGTCAGGGCGGCCTTCGAATCCCCCCTGGACATGCCGCCCCTCGAAGAACTCGTCGACGCGAACAGCCGGATCCTGATCGCCTTCGACGACAACTGCCAGCCCTTTCCGGCTACCGCGCCGCCCGACATCCGCCAGCTCGCCATCGAGACCCTGCTGGAAATGCTCTACGGCTACGGGGTAAAGCAGGAGAATGTCGAGCTCATGTGCGCGGTCGCGCTGCACCGCAAGATGAAAACCCACGAAATGGCCGCCATGCTGGGCAAGCGGATCATGAAGGCCTTCCACCCCAGCCAACTGGTCAATTTCGACGCCGAAGACCCGGACGACATCGTCGTGCTGGGCACCACCGACCACGACGAGCCGGTGGAGACCAGCCGAAAGGTCATCGAGAGCGACCTGGTAATCTACGTGGACTCCATCCAGATCCCCTTGAACGGCGGACACAAGTCCGTGGCCGTCGGACTGGGCACTTACAACAGCATCGCGCCGCACCACGCGCCGCAGATGACCGCGGAGAAGCCTCACGTCATGCAGCCCGAAGGATCCGAAATGCACGGTTCCATCGAGCGCATCAGCCGCGTCATCCTGAAGCACACCCGCATCATGGTCCTCGAGGCGGCCATGAACAACGCGTCCTATCCCCCCATGATGCGCTACTTAAGCAAACCGTCGGAGCGATGCAACCTGTTCGAGAAGATCCTGAAGGCCACGACGCCCGCGTCCATGAGCATGCTTCCCGAATCGGTGCGCTTCCGGGTTTTCAAGGGCATCCAGAGCGCTTACCTGCCCGTTGAAATCAACGCGGGTTCCATAGACGCCGTGCACGAACCGACCCTGCAGACCCTGAAGGACCAGCTGCTGGTGACCACCGACCATCAGCACGATACGCTGGTCTTCGGCCTGCCCGACCTGAGTCCCTATTCCGTCGGCACGCGGATCAACCCGGTGCTGGTACTGAGCGACGTGCTCGGCTACGTCTTCAACTGGTTCTACAACAAGCCCTTCGTCAAGCCGGGCGGCGTGGTCATCATCCTGAACCCGGTCTTCGAATTCTTTCATCCCGAGTACCACGTCGCCTACGAGAAGTTCTGGAACGAAGTGCTGCCCGAGACCCAGGACCCCTTCGAGATGCAGTCGGGGTTCCAGGAGCAGTTCGCCCGGGATCCGCACCTGGTCGACTGCTACCGGAACCGCTTCGGCCACCACGGGTTCCACCCCTTCACGGTGTGGTACTGGGCGACCTATCCGCTGAATTACCTGTCCCGGGTAATCCTGGCCGGACCGAAGACCGATTTCGCGGCCAAGAGGCTGGGGGTTTCCTGGGCGCCCGACCTGGAACACGCCCTGGGACAGGCCCGCGAAGTCACCGGCGGAAACGACGTGGTGGCCCTGACCATTCCGCCCTTCATGTACATGCAGGTGAACGACGGAACGACCGGCTAG
- a CDS encoding DUF4440 domain-containing protein translates to MQIQEACRNEIDVLHRCFEDWFNGRVPRTAEVFGRIDTALGEAFVIVMPQGSKVERGPLLKGLYDAHTGRPGIRIWIENVRVLEEDRALVVAEYEEWQTEGGETTSRHSTAVFRRNDEKPNGLEWLRVHETWFDRRPA, encoded by the coding sequence ATGCAGATTCAAGAAGCGTGCAGAAACGAAATCGACGTGTTGCACCGGTGTTTCGAAGACTGGTTCAACGGCCGCGTCCCCAGGACCGCGGAGGTCTTCGGCCGAATCGATACGGCCCTCGGCGAGGCCTTCGTAATCGTCATGCCGCAGGGCAGTAAAGTGGAACGCGGACCGCTTTTGAAAGGCCTCTATGACGCCCACACCGGCCGGCCGGGCATCCGGATCTGGATTGAAAACGTTCGGGTGCTGGAGGAAGACCGGGCGCTCGTCGTCGCGGAATACGAGGAATGGCAGACGGAGGGCGGGGAGACGACTTCGAGGCACAGCACCGCGGTCTTCCGCCGCAATGATGAGAAGCCGAACGGCCTGGAATGGCTACGTGTGCACGAAACCTGGTTCGACCGCCGGCCTGCCTGA
- a CDS encoding biotin transporter BioY, which produces MSMRKEPGSAGTTGRDILSRNVRLATASLMAALTAVSAYINIPIGPVPITMQTFFVLLSGAVLGGRWGAGSQAVYVCLGLAGIPVFAGGMTGPAVVLSPTFGYLVGFVLCAFLTGSYLDRFTRSSIPHLVAGMLLGHVAIFGCGLLYLYAYFNFYAGVESTWPATLAVGLIPFLPFGLVKLVLAVSVARTLSKYVRIECP; this is translated from the coding sequence TTGAGCATGCGGAAGGAACCCGGTTCGGCCGGAACGACAGGAAGGGACATTTTGTCCAGGAACGTGCGATTGGCCACGGCCTCCCTGATGGCGGCGCTGACGGCGGTGAGCGCCTATATCAACATACCGATCGGGCCCGTGCCCATCACGATGCAGACCTTCTTCGTCCTGCTTTCCGGCGCCGTGCTCGGAGGCCGCTGGGGCGCCGGCAGCCAGGCCGTCTACGTATGCCTCGGCCTGGCCGGAATCCCGGTTTTCGCCGGCGGCATGACCGGGCCGGCGGTCGTGCTCTCGCCCACCTTCGGCTACCTCGTCGGGTTCGTCCTCTGTGCCTTCCTGACCGGAAGTTACCTGGACCGTTTCACCCGGAGCAGCATCCCCCATCTTGTCGCCGGAATGCTGCTCGGCCATGTCGCCATCTTCGGATGCGGCCTTCTGTACCTCTACGCCTACTTCAACTTCTATGCGGGCGTGGAGTCCACCTGGCCCGCTACGCTGGCCGTCGGCCTGATCCCCTTCCTCCCCTTCGGACTGGTCAAGCTCGTCCTCGCGGTTTCCGTCGCCCGTACCCTGTCGAAGTATGTCCGGATCGAATGCCCGTGA
- a CDS encoding phytanoyl-CoA dioxygenase, with protein sequence MRRSARNLNGEEVVTEDIVRQFQEDGAVCIRQAFDSHWVSIVEAGVSRNLAEPSDYAGTLKAGEEDRGGFVDDYCNWQRIPEYRDFVFHSPAGAMTARLMGSRSSVFYHEHLLVKWPGTLKRTPWHHDQPYYPVNGRQNVSLWMPLDPVSKASCVQFVRGSHDWNRWFVPRKFATESNYAIEDASAKPMLEDRPFEDVPPIDEHPEDYEILAWDMEPGDVIAFHMCTLHGAAGNQSLTDARRVLATRWLGDDARFAIRPWEISPMETGGLAPGDPMACDLFPRVWSA encoded by the coding sequence ATCAGAAGGAGCGCGCGGAACTTGAACGGTGAAGAGGTTGTAACCGAAGACATCGTACGGCAGTTTCAGGAAGACGGCGCGGTATGCATACGGCAGGCCTTTGATTCGCACTGGGTGTCCATCGTGGAAGCCGGCGTGTCCCGTAACCTCGCCGAACCCAGCGATTACGCGGGCACCCTGAAGGCGGGCGAGGAAGACCGGGGCGGTTTCGTCGACGATTACTGCAACTGGCAGCGGATTCCCGAGTACCGCGACTTCGTGTTCCACTCGCCCGCGGGCGCCATGACGGCGCGGCTCATGGGATCGCGGAGTTCCGTTTTCTATCATGAACACCTCCTGGTCAAGTGGCCCGGCACGCTCAAACGGACGCCCTGGCACCACGACCAGCCCTATTACCCGGTAAACGGCCGCCAGAACGTATCCCTGTGGATGCCGCTGGACCCTGTTTCAAAAGCGTCCTGCGTACAGTTCGTCCGGGGTTCCCACGACTGGAACCGCTGGTTCGTACCCCGCAAGTTCGCCACGGAAAGCAATTACGCCATCGAGGACGCATCCGCCAAACCCATGCTCGAAGATCGGCCCTTCGAGGACGTGCCGCCCATCGACGAACACCCGGAAGACTACGAGATCCTGGCGTGGGACATGGAACCCGGCGACGTCATCGCATTCCACATGTGTACGCTGCACGGCGCGGCGGGCAACCAGTCCCTCACCGATGCGCGCCGGGTCCTGGCCACCCGCTGGCTCGGAGACGACGCCCGGTTCGCGATCCGGCCCTGGGAGATTTCCCCCATGGAAACCGGAGGGCTCGCCCCGGGAGACCCCATGGCCTGCGACCTGTTTCCCCGGGTCTGGTCCGCATGA
- a CDS encoding Ldh family oxidoreductase, whose amino-acid sequence MTPIPMRNTPPDHGIRIPYKTHAAFIVELFVSAGMGVDEAGLMARILATADKRCVYSHGTQQALGYLPKLRDGDVNPRPDVTTVRESETVLVLDGDGGMGYGPSHRGMETAIEKALAHGLGAATTRNHYHFGAAGNYSRMALEHGCVGWALSTHRVALDPDNVIMSASGGSPMSLAFPTRNQPPLVLDMAAVFMRYKDELFQEHFALFAKSLGLAVALQTLGGILAGIWKPEFQPPRSKWESNQGAFLLAMKIDHFMDLDEFEQTLDDFVSKARKMRPFPGMPHAELPGGMEWRWERENEAKGVPLSDDHRKKLEDIAREFDVDPPYGAFESTRF is encoded by the coding sequence ATGACCCCCATTCCCATGCGCAATACCCCGCCGGACCATGGCATAAGGATACCGTACAAAACCCATGCGGCATTCATCGTGGAGCTTTTCGTTTCGGCCGGCATGGGCGTCGATGAAGCGGGCCTGATGGCCAGGATACTCGCCACGGCCGACAAGCGCTGCGTGTACAGTCACGGCACGCAGCAGGCGCTCGGGTACCTGCCGAAGCTCCGCGACGGCGACGTGAACCCCCGTCCCGACGTGACGACGGTACGCGAATCGGAGACGGTACTGGTACTCGACGGGGACGGGGGCATGGGGTACGGCCCGTCCCACCGGGGCATGGAGACCGCCATCGAAAAGGCGCTGGCCCATGGCCTCGGTGCGGCAACCACGCGCAACCACTACCACTTCGGCGCGGCCGGAAACTACTCGCGCATGGCACTCGAGCACGGGTGCGTGGGATGGGCGCTGTCCACCCACCGCGTCGCCCTCGACCCCGATAACGTGATCATGTCCGCAAGCGGCGGATCGCCCATGAGCCTGGCCTTCCCCACGCGGAACCAGCCTCCCCTGGTGCTCGACATGGCCGCGGTATTCATGAGGTACAAAGACGAACTTTTCCAGGAACACTTTGCGCTGTTCGCCAAGAGCCTGGGCCTCGCGGTCGCCCTGCAGACCCTCGGCGGCATACTGGCCGGCATCTGGAAGCCCGAATTCCAACCGCCCCGTTCAAAATGGGAATCCAACCAGGGCGCCTTCCTGCTGGCCATGAAGATCGATCACTTCATGGATCTGGACGAGTTCGAGCAGACCTTGGACGACTTCGTTTCGAAGGCGAGGAAAATGAGACCCTTCCCAGGCATGCCCCACGCGGAACTGCCCGGCGGCATGGAGTGGCGGTGGGAAAGGGAGAACGAGGCGAAGGGCGTGCCGCTGAGTGACGATCACCGCAAGAAACTGGAAGATATCGCACGCGAATTCGACGTAGACCCACCCTACGGGGCGTTCGAATCCACGCGGTTCTGA
- a CDS encoding phytanoyl-CoA dioxygenase family protein encodes MNHRVSSEQIASYRENGFLILEDFLNESELETWRSAVDEAVSLRDRNRLPEGSYHLARKVTADDESVFRQRINLWMDHEGVRALMLDGRLGKMAADLEGVDGIRIWHDQVLTKLPWANPTTWHQDNTKWSFASEHAITIWVALDEVTVQNGCMFFMPGSHRKRRDDFPAAGKQVGAMFDAYPDLGRMDPVPVVMPAGGCSFHNGLIVHAAAANMTPHPRRAFTCAYMPDHSTFNGIPNVLPNRILDTIEFGDPLDDDTQNPLIYSNEVS; translated from the coding sequence ATGAACCATCGAGTGTCGAGCGAACAGATTGCCTCCTACCGGGAAAACGGCTTTCTCATCCTGGAAGACTTCCTGAACGAATCAGAACTGGAGACCTGGCGGTCCGCGGTGGATGAGGCGGTCTCGCTACGGGACCGGAACAGGCTGCCCGAAGGGTCCTACCACCTGGCCAGAAAGGTAACGGCGGACGACGAATCCGTATTCCGGCAGCGGATCAACCTGTGGATGGATCACGAAGGCGTACGCGCGCTGATGCTGGACGGTCGGCTGGGTAAAATGGCGGCCGACCTGGAGGGGGTCGACGGGATCCGGATCTGGCACGACCAGGTCCTGACCAAGCTGCCCTGGGCCAATCCCACCACGTGGCACCAGGACAATACCAAGTGGTCCTTCGCGTCGGAGCACGCCATCACCATCTGGGTCGCCCTGGATGAAGTCACCGTTCAGAACGGCTGCATGTTCTTCATGCCCGGTTCACACAGGAAGCGGCGCGACGACTTCCCGGCGGCGGGGAAACAGGTGGGGGCCATGTTCGACGCCTATCCGGATCTCGGCCGGATGGACCCCGTGCCCGTCGTCATGCCGGCGGGCGGATGTTCCTTTCACAACGGGCTGATCGTGCACGCCGCCGCCGCGAACATGACGCCCCATCCGCGCCGCGCCTTCACCTGCGCCTACATGCCCGACCACAGTACGTTCAACGGCATCCCCAACGTGCTTCCGAACCGGATCCTGGATACGATCGAATTCGGCGACCCGCTGGATGACGATACACAGAACCCGCTCATTTACTCCAATGAAGTTTCCTGA
- a CDS encoding twin-arginine translocation signal domain-containing protein: MTIFDRSLSRRGFMKTGMAATAVGGLAGLHSAHDAQDAHATKAGQADQGNRGPVSDENPYQSLRNTPTPLIMDALTRLGFDRARLAMSRAVRPMFPARGTIAGPAVTTKYEESDIPTTWDDIRAHVFRPVDEAGPGSIWVTASGTTEILSMFGDVIVLSCMQQGLSGLVTDGGCRDIEGMEEVGLPVYAAGTCLYGPGSVIRPVASNVPVTCGGIKISPGDVVAADVNGVMAFPAEAMTEVVQKIGELEEKETRSRRAIEEGLSLETAYEF; the protein is encoded by the coding sequence ATGACGATATTCGACCGCAGCCTGTCCCGCAGGGGGTTCATGAAAACCGGAATGGCCGCGACGGCCGTGGGAGGCCTCGCAGGTTTGCATAGCGCCCACGACGCCCAGGACGCCCATGCCACCAAGGCTGGCCAGGCTGACCAGGGGAACCGCGGTCCGGTCAGCGACGAAAACCCCTACCAGTCCCTCCGGAACACACCCACGCCCCTCATCATGGACGCGCTGACCCGGCTAGGTTTCGATCGCGCCCGTCTGGCCATGTCCCGCGCCGTGCGTCCGATGTTTCCGGCCAGGGGCACCATCGCCGGTCCTGCGGTGACGACGAAATACGAAGAAAGCGACATACCGACGACATGGGACGATATCCGGGCCCATGTATTCCGGCCGGTCGATGAGGCAGGGCCCGGGTCGATCTGGGTCACAGCCAGCGGCACCACGGAAATCCTCAGCATGTTCGGCGACGTGATCGTGCTCTCCTGCATGCAGCAGGGCCTGTCCGGGCTGGTAACCGACGGCGGCTGCCGGGACATCGAAGGGATGGAGGAAGTCGGATTGCCCGTCTACGCGGCGGGCACCTGTCTTTACGGCCCCGGTTCGGTCATTCGTCCCGTGGCCTCCAACGTGCCCGTGACCTGCGGCGGGATCAAAATCTCGCCCGGTGACGTGGTCGCCGCCGACGTGAACGGCGTAATGGCCTTTCCGGCTGAAGCGATGACGGAAGTGGTTCAGAAGATAGGCGAGCTCGAGGAGAAGGAAACCCGTTCGCGCCGGGCTATCGAAGAAGGTCTGTCGCTGGAGACGGCATACGAGTTCTAG
- a CDS encoding peptide ABC transporter substrate-binding protein yields MHTTATGTGMKKGTRSFRSASARGAALSARGRLAAVRALSARGRLVAGAAVLVGLFCCFMPAAVLTGAVPLVNSIGKEMPPDAAPLEQQVFRYTLVEPLTFDVSINIYEGQGALTLFERLVMLDKNLELVGAAASSWEQSADGLRWTFKLRPDGRWSDGRVVTAHDFEYTYKRFLDPAVASPYAFFYYEIKGARPFNQGSVTDPATVGVRALDDFTLEIETEKPCPYLPFIVAFTGSGPVPRWQVEKHGVRWSEAGNLVANASYTLSEWQKGRQATLTLNPYYTGPHKGYLEKIVQIFTTGHPGTPPYENDEIDYLRVLLTDLPFIENHPTLKSELSYYAFPETWYLFFKTREPPFDDVRVRSAISHAIDREVLCNVVLRNTGVPAYSMLPPKFPGSADASIQSVQAYDPERARDLMAEAGFPGGKGFPTIDFWIGKTNPQISYTAQAIQAMLANTLGLRLRMRGSEDKVYRDNMYEWNIPMGLGGFNADYPDPNNLLGMVWRSQPRGFGRQDWRNDDFDRLIDAAAHEMDHDNRMGMYRDAERLLVEDVGGAFLYHNLTVDLRKPYLKGLEVNKFGYAMFSWIGVMHTRMYIARH; encoded by the coding sequence ATGCACACGACAGCCACGGGAACAGGTATGAAGAAGGGGACACGATCGTTCCGGTCCGCAAGTGCGCGCGGCGCGGCCTTGTCCGCACGGGGACGTCTCGCCGCCGTAAGGGCCTTGTCCGCACGAGGACGTCTCGTCGCCGGCGCGGCTGTCCTTGTAGGGTTATTCTGCTGCTTCATGCCAGCCGCCGTTTTGACCGGCGCCGTCCCGCTGGTCAACTCCATCGGCAAGGAGATGCCGCCGGACGCGGCGCCGCTGGAACAGCAGGTGTTCCGCTACACGCTGGTCGAGCCGCTGACCTTCGATGTCAGTATCAACATTTACGAGGGCCAGGGGGCGCTGACCCTGTTCGAACGCCTGGTCATGCTCGACAAGAACCTGGAACTCGTCGGGGCGGCGGCTTCCTCGTGGGAGCAGTCGGCCGACGGGCTGCGCTGGACGTTCAAACTCCGTCCCGATGGTAGATGGAGCGACGGACGCGTTGTGACAGCCCACGACTTCGAATACACTTACAAGCGATTCCTCGATCCGGCCGTAGCGAGTCCCTACGCCTTCTTCTACTACGAAATAAAGGGCGCCCGTCCGTTCAACCAGGGCAGTGTGACCGACCCGGCGACCGTGGGCGTGCGGGCATTGGACGATTTCACGCTGGAGATCGAAACGGAGAAGCCCTGTCCCTATCTGCCCTTTATCGTTGCGTTCACCGGGTCGGGACCCGTGCCCCGTTGGCAGGTCGAAAAACACGGGGTACGATGGAGCGAGGCGGGGAACCTGGTAGCCAATGCGAGCTACACCCTCTCCGAATGGCAGAAGGGCAGGCAGGCCACGCTGACTCTCAATCCCTACTATACCGGTCCCCACAAAGGGTATCTCGAGAAGATCGTCCAGATCTTCACCACGGGACACCCGGGCACCCCACCGTACGAGAACGACGAGATCGACTATCTCAGGGTCCTGCTGACCGACCTGCCCTTCATCGAAAACCATCCGACCCTGAAATCCGAACTGTCGTACTACGCCTTTCCTGAGACCTGGTACCTCTTCTTCAAGACCCGCGAGCCGCCCTTCGACGATGTCCGCGTGAGGAGCGCGATCAGCCACGCCATCGACCGCGAGGTGTTGTGCAACGTCGTTCTGCGCAACACGGGCGTGCCCGCCTACTCCATGCTCCCACCCAAGTTTCCCGGAAGTGCGGACGCGTCGATACAGTCCGTCCAGGCCTACGATCCAGAACGTGCCAGGGACCTGATGGCCGAAGCGGGATTTCCGGGCGGCAAGGGGTTTCCAACGATCGATTTCTGGATCGGCAAGACCAATCCCCAGATCAGTTACACCGCCCAGGCCATACAGGCGATGCTGGCCAATACCCTGGGACTGAGACTCCGCATGCGGGGATCGGAAGACAAGGTATACAGGGACAATATGTACGAATGGAACATTCCCATGGGCCTGGGAGGATTCAATGCCGACTATCCCGATCCGAACAACCTGCTCGGTATGGTTTGGCGGTCGCAGCCGCGGGGATTCGGGAGGCAGGACTGGCGCAACGACGACTTCGACCGGCTGATCGACGCGGCGGCGCATGAAATGGATCACGACAATCGCATGGGCATGTACCGAGATGCGGAGCGTCTGCTCGTGGAAGACGTGGGCGGCGCGTTTCTGTATCACAATCTGACGGTGGATCTGCGGAAACCCTACCTGAAAGGGCTCGAAGTCAACAAGTTCGGGTACGCAATGTTTTCGTGGATCGGCGTCATGCACACCAGGATGTACATCGCCAGGCACTGA